Proteins co-encoded in one Pocillopora verrucosa isolate sample1 chromosome 1, ASM3666991v2, whole genome shotgun sequence genomic window:
- the LOC136283552 gene encoding uncharacterized protein, with translation MNGWRGGWMDGWMDGLDGWRDGGMGGWMNGWRDGRMDGLMDEWMDEWMDEWMDGWMDGWMDGWTDGRMDGWTDGRMDGWTDGRMDGWMDEWMEGWTDGWMSGWRDRGWVDGWKGGWRDGWMGGWMDGLRDGWMDGWMVDGWMDGGMDGGMHGWRDGWMDGKKDGWVERSMMN, from the exons atgaatGGATGGAGGggtggatggatggatggatggatggatggat TGGATGGATGGAGGGATGGAGGGATGGGCGGATGGATGAATGGATGGAGGGATGGACGGATGGATGGATTGATGGatgaatggatggatgaatggatggatgaatggatggatggatggatggatggatggatggacgGATGGACGGATGGACGGATGGACGGATGGACGGATGGACGGATGGACGGATGGACGGATGGACGGATGGACGGATGGATGGATGAATGGATGGAGGGATGGACGGATGGATGGATGAGTGGATGGAGGGATAGAGGATGGGTGGATGGATGGAAGGGTGGATGGAGGGATGGATGGATGggtggatggatggatggattgagggatggatggatggatgggtGGATGG tggatggatggatggatggaggGATGGACGGAGGAATGCATGGATGGagggatggatggatggatggaaaGAAGGACGGATGGGTGGAGAGATCAATGATGAATTAA